Proteins from a genomic interval of Zingiber officinale cultivar Zhangliang chromosome 2A, Zo_v1.1, whole genome shotgun sequence:
- the LOC122042120 gene encoding heat stress transcription factor B-4c-like, with product MAHYSVVSAKVMERSWERGCESGGEVAEAHKPVPAPFLTKTYQLVDDSETDHIVSWGDDRVSTFVVWRPPEFARDVLPNYFKHNNFSSFVRQLNTYGFRKVVPERWEFANEFFRKGEKHLLCEIHRRKSSASPSLFPPLYGHHFDDYSLAGSSVWQQDAAVAAPPSRVLLLGGNDFGAGAGAGGGQQAAVVLAEENERLRRSNVTLLSELAHMQKLYNDIIYFLQNHVRPVAPSFARRPMAAPLHGCGSPTSSSSLTIAEELSPPPPPPPPFQLDEHCAGEPKLFGVKLGGPYSTNKRMFHLHDPPPPTSPSTRPRLVDLSLNLTSTSSR from the exons ATGGCGCACTACTCTGTTGTGTCCGCCAAAGTCATGGAGAGGAGTTGGGAACGTGGTTGTGAGTCGGGAGGGGAAGTGGCGGAGGCGCACAAGCCTGTGCCGGCCCCGTTCCTGACGAAGACGTATCAGCTGGTGGACGACTCGGAGACGGATCACATCGTTTCGTGGGGCGACGACAGGGTTTCTACTTTCGTGGTGTGGCGGCCGCCGGAGTTCGCTCGCGATGTTCTTCCGAACTATTTCAAGCACAATAACTTTTCCAGCTTCGTCCGCCAGCTCAATACTTAC GGATTTCGTAAGGTGGTGCCGGAGAGATGGGAGTTTGCGAATGAGTTCTTTAGGAAGGGGGAGAAGCACTTGCTCTGTGAAATCCACCGCCGCAAGTCCTCCGCTTCGCCTTCTCTGTTTCCTCCGCTCTACGGCCACCATTTCGATGACTACAGCCTCGCCGGCTCATCGGTGTGGCAGCAGGACGCCGCCGTCGCCGCTCCGCCGTCGCGTGTCCTCCTCCTAGGAGGCAACGACTTcggcgccggcgccggcgccggcggCGGGCAGCAGGCTGCGGTCGTGTTGGCGGAGGAGAACGAGAGATTACGGCGGAGCAACGTGACGCTGCTGTCGGAGCTAGCGCACATGCAGAAGCTCTACAACGACATCATCTACTTCCTGCAGAACCACGTGCGGCCCGTCGCGCCCAGCTTCGCCCGACGGCCGATGGCAGCCCCTCTCCACGGCTGCGGCAGCCCCACGTCGAGCAGCTCCCTCACGATCGCGGAGGAGCTCTCTCCTCCTCCCCCGCCGCCGCCACCGTTCCAACTCGACGAACACTGCGCCGGGGAGCCCAAGCTCTTCGGAGTCAAGCTCGGTGGACCATATTCTACTAATAAGAGAATGTTCCATCTCCATGATCCACCGCCGCCAACTTCGCCCTCCACAAGACCGCGATTGGTCGACTTAAGCCTCAACCTGACGTCGACATCTTCTCGTTGA
- the LOC122042119 gene encoding aminoacylase-1-like, with the protein MQVTLVTRMSWRREGRRGGGNMVVGDARRDEEIVDAEEEAEHEESGGEDGKICIFFFLLNGKGAKNKSGNIYLFGQIDTPDLVGGDPPTMLHLPVTVFTLFLMLLSFHSPSAGAASFSQREEEQIERFQRYLRIRTAHPNPDYAAAAAFLLAEARSIGLRDVSLEFAAGKPLVLLSWIGSDPSLPSLLLNSHMDSVPAEPSRWLHPPFAAVRDAEGRIFARGAQDDKCIAVQYLEAIRNLKASGFAPLRSIHVSLVPDEEIGGDDGAAKFSASEQFRELNVGFMLDEGQASPKDEFRVFYADRSPLSLIVTAVGAPGHGSRMYDGGAMENLMDCVEAAAKFRASQFDQVKYGSKANSEVISVNPVYMKAGTPSSTGFVMNMQPSEAEVGFDLRLPPTADIDLLKKRIEEEWAPSIKNLTYKLIQKGPIRDNKGRPLATPTDESNPWWSAFKQAILASGGKLARPEILSSTTDARFMRQMGIPTLGFSPMKNTPILLHDHNEFLMDSVFLNGIKVYEQVISALSSLPETSV; encoded by the exons ATGCAGGTGACGTTGGTGACACGGATGAGTTGGCGGCGAGAAGGGCGGAGAGGAGGCGGAAACATGGTGGTAGGAGACGCCCGACGCGATGAAGAAATTGTTGACGCCGAGGAGGAGGCAGAGCACGAGGAGTCGGGGGGTGAAGACGGAAAGATTTGTATTTTTTTCTTCCTACTTAATGGAAAAGGGGCGAAAAACAAAAGTGGTAATATCTATTTGTTTGGTCAAATTGACACGCCTGATCTCGTCGGAGGGGATCCACCAACGATGCTCCACCTCCCGGTCACCGTTTTCACTCTCTTCCTCATGCTCCTCTCCTTTCATTCTCCTTCCGCCGGCGCCGCCTCCTTCAGCCAGCGGGAGGAGGAGCAGATTGAGCGCTTCCAGCGCTACCTCCGCATCCGCACCGCCCACCCTAACCCTGACTACGCCGCCGCTGCCGCCTTTCTCCTCGCCGAGGCCCGCTCTATCGGCCTCCGAGATGTTTCCCTCGAATTCGCTGCTGGGAAGCCCCTCGTCCTCCTGTCTTGGATCGGTTCTGACCCCTCCCTCCCTTCCCTACTCCTGAACTCCCACATGGACAGCGTCCCCGCCGAGCCCTCGCGCTGGCTCCACCCGCCCTTCGCTGCCGTACGCGACGCGGAAGGCCGCATCTTCGCCCGCGGTGCTCAGGACGACAAGTGCATCGCTGTACAATATCTCGAGGCCATCCGCAACCTCAAAGCCTCCGGCTTCGCTCCGCTCCGGTCCATCCATGTCTCGCTGGTTCCCGATGAGGAGATCGGAGGCGATGATGGGGCCGCCAAGTTCTCCGCTTCGGAGCAGTTCCGGGAGCTCAACGTCGGTTTCATGCTGGACGAAGGACAGGCCTCTCCCAAGGACGAATTTAGGGTGTTCTACGCTGACCGGTCGCCGCTCTCTTTGATCGTCACAGCAGTCGGGGCTCCGGGGCACGGATCGAGGATGTATGACGGCGGGGCGATGGAGAATCTGATGGACTGCGTGGAAGCTGCTGCAAAATTCAGGGCAAGTCAGTTCGATCAAGTGAAGTATGGATCTAAAGCCAATTCGGAAGTCATCTCGGTGAATCCCGTCTACATGAAGGCCGGCACTCCAAGCTCCACG GGTTTTGTAATGAATATGCAGCCTTCAGAAGCAGAGGTGGGCTTTGATCTTCGTTTGCCGCCAACAGCCGATATAGATCTTCTAAAGAAAAGGATCGAGGAGGAATGGGCACCCTCTATAAAGAATTTGACATACAAG CTGATACAAAAAGGACCGATAAGGGATAATAAAGGGCGGCCCCTAGCAACACCAACCGACGAGTCCAACCCATGGTGGTCTGCATTCAAACAAGCTATTTTGGCGTCGGGAGGGAAACTTGCTAGACCAGAAATTTTGTCTTCGACGACTGATGCTAGATTCATGAGACAGATGGGAATTCCCACCCTGGGATTTTCGCCGATGAAGAATACTCCAATATTACTTCATGATCACAACGAG TTTTTGATGGATTCTGTGTTTCTCAACGGGATCAAGGTGTACGAGCAAGTCATCAGTGCTTTGAGCTCCTTACCAGAAACTTCAGTATGA